The following coding sequences lie in one Cloeon dipterum chromosome 1, ieCloDipt1.1, whole genome shotgun sequence genomic window:
- the LOC135948522 gene encoding cyclin-D1-binding protein 1 homolog isoform X2: MADGGQTLPGVFQAMLDHLQFIYEKFKENKGETVPQGFTLEEFWTKLNDGVKLLSHETTKTSLAFSKPPLPNIMETQSIITALDAACMNLATVAASLPAERGAVLFSEVQNSILAIFKALVPVIISLRDKCDKGAEERLIMTGALWEACEQVASLPKNNLQAVNKQMQKDELVVMDALLEVEEELRRAGHGECQDAGILDAGIGLVKTARAVARRIAFTVRFNGECSTPEHVHQLDMMAAHMARISPAVDDFVTNLYPPVDKQAASQTASALFHCLQSNLLLIRSSHCAGEGGELVAQWVNFLLGASNHNAGKVLAVAAGQVVPPSNPPTAS, from the exons ATGGCGGACGGTGGGCAGACTCTGCCCGGCGTTTTTCAAGCCATGTTAGatcatttacaatttatttacgaGAAGTTTAAAG AAAATAAGGGTGAAACAGTACCCCAGGGTTTCACGTTGGAAGAGTTCTGGACTAAATTAA ACGATGGCGTCAAACTGTTATCGCACGAGACGACCAAGACGAGCTTGGCCTTCTCAAAGCCACCTTTGCCCAACATCATGGAAACACAGAGCATCATCACAGCCCTGGACGCGGCCTGCATGAATTTAGCCACCGTAGCAGCTAGCTTACCCGCAGAAAGAGgagcagttttattttcagaagtGCAAAACTCGATATTAGCCATTTTCAAAGCGCTCGTGCCTGTGATAATATCCCTCCGAGACAAATGTGACAAAGG GGCCGAAGAGAGACTAATAATGACTGGCGCACTTTGGGAAGCTTGCGAGCAAGTCGCTTCGTTGCCGAAAAACAACCTGCAAGCTGTCAATAAACAGATGCAGAAAGACGAGCTTGTCGTGATGGACGCACTTCTTGAAGTCGAagag GAACTGAGGCGAGCCGGACACGGCGAGTGCCAGGACGCAGGCATCCTAGACGCGGGCATCGGGCTGGTGAAGACTGCGAGGGCCGTGGCCAGGCGAATCGCCTTCACCGTCCGCTTTAACGGAGAGTGCAGCACGCCAGAACATGTCCACCAGCTGGACATGATGGCGGCGCACATGGCTCGAATCAGCCCTGCGGTTGACGATTTTGTGACCAACCTGTACCCGCCAGTAGACAAACAAGCAGCCTCTCAGACG GCAAGTGCCCTCTTCCACTGCCTACAGTCCAACCTTCTGCTGATCAGGTCGAGTCACTGCGCCGGAGAAGGTGGCGAACTGGTTGCTCAGTGGGTCAACTTCTTGCTCGGCGCGTCCAACCACAATGCCGGCAAAGTGCTGGCCGTTGCAGCTGGACAGGTCGTCCCCCCCTCGAACCCCCCAACAGCCTCCTAA
- the LOC135948522 gene encoding cyclin-D1-binding protein 1 homolog isoform X1 — protein MADGGQTLPGVFQAMLDHLQFIYEKFKENKGETVPQGFTLEEFWTKLNDGVKLLSHETTKTSLAFSKPPLPNIMETQSIITALDAACMNLATVAASLPAERGAVLFSEVQNSILAIFKALVPVIISLRDKCDKGAEERLIMTGALWEACEQVASLPKNNLQAVNKQMQKDELVVMDALLEVEECLQELRRAGHGECQDAGILDAGIGLVKTARAVARRIAFTVRFNGECSTPEHVHQLDMMAAHMARISPAVDDFVTNLYPPVDKQAASQTASALFHCLQSNLLLIRSSHCAGEGGELVAQWVNFLLGASNHNAGKVLAVAAGQVVPPSNPPTAS, from the exons ATGGCGGACGGTGGGCAGACTCTGCCCGGCGTTTTTCAAGCCATGTTAGatcatttacaatttatttacgaGAAGTTTAAAG AAAATAAGGGTGAAACAGTACCCCAGGGTTTCACGTTGGAAGAGTTCTGGACTAAATTAA ACGATGGCGTCAAACTGTTATCGCACGAGACGACCAAGACGAGCTTGGCCTTCTCAAAGCCACCTTTGCCCAACATCATGGAAACACAGAGCATCATCACAGCCCTGGACGCGGCCTGCATGAATTTAGCCACCGTAGCAGCTAGCTTACCCGCAGAAAGAGgagcagttttattttcagaagtGCAAAACTCGATATTAGCCATTTTCAAAGCGCTCGTGCCTGTGATAATATCCCTCCGAGACAAATGTGACAAAGG GGCCGAAGAGAGACTAATAATGACTGGCGCACTTTGGGAAGCTTGCGAGCAAGTCGCTTCGTTGCCGAAAAACAACCTGCAAGCTGTCAATAAACAGATGCAGAAAGACGAGCTTGTCGTGATGGACGCACTTCTTGAAGTCGAagag TGTCTGCAGGAACTGAGGCGAGCCGGACACGGCGAGTGCCAGGACGCAGGCATCCTAGACGCGGGCATCGGGCTGGTGAAGACTGCGAGGGCCGTGGCCAGGCGAATCGCCTTCACCGTCCGCTTTAACGGAGAGTGCAGCACGCCAGAACATGTCCACCAGCTGGACATGATGGCGGCGCACATGGCTCGAATCAGCCCTGCGGTTGACGATTTTGTGACCAACCTGTACCCGCCAGTAGACAAACAAGCAGCCTCTCAGACG GCAAGTGCCCTCTTCCACTGCCTACAGTCCAACCTTCTGCTGATCAGGTCGAGTCACTGCGCCGGAGAAGGTGGCGAACTGGTTGCTCAGTGGGTCAACTTCTTGCTCGGCGCGTCCAACCACAATGCCGGCAAAGTGCTGGCCGTTGCAGCTGGACAGGTCGTCCCCCCCTCGAACCCCCCAACAGCCTCCTAA
- the LOC135941102 gene encoding PITH domain-containing protein GA19395 yields the protein MSDHRHGHSCEGEHQHDESPEMGVQYSLYTKIDKENLECLNEETENSGKDVFKPWEQRLNFEKFVESDCDEELLFNIPFTGNIKLKGIIVVGANDDSHPSKMKLFKNRPKMTFDDVGVKVDQEFDMQRDPTGRLEYSPKVVTFSSVHHLSIYFPKNFSDGEESTRIYYIGLKGEFSEAHRHGVTICNYEAWASPSDHKVDQGDTVSKMIQ from the exons atgtCGGATCACAGGCATGGGCACAGTTGCGAGGGTGAGCACCAGCATGATGAATCCCCGGAAATGGGGGTGCAGTACAGTCTGTACACCAAAATAGACAAGGAAAATTTGGAATGTCTGAACGAGGAGACGGAAAACAGTGGCAAAGATGTATTCAAGCCCTGGGAGCAAAGACTGAATTTTGAGAAG TTTGTTGAGAGCGATTGTGATGAAGAACTGCTATTCAATATTCC GTTTACCGGCAACATTAAACTAAAaggaattattgttgttgGCGCTAATGACGACTCTCACCCGTCCAAAATGAAACT TTTCAAGAATAGACCGAAAATGACTTTTGATGATGTCGGCGTCAAAGTAGACCAGGAGTTTGATATGCAGAGAGACCCGACAGGGCGTCTAGAGTACTCTCCAAA GGTTGTGACCTTTTCTTCTGTGCACCACTTGAGTATTTACTTCCCAAAGAACTTCAGCGATGGAGAGGAATCGACTAGAATTTATTACATCGGTCTGAAAGGAGAATTTAGCGAGGCTCACAGACATGGAGTGACAATCTGCAATTACGAAGCCTGGGCCAGTCCTTCTGACCATAAAGTGGATCAGGGTGACACAGTTTCCAAGATGATTCAgtga